The sequence ttatcctttgtgatggaatattcaacacagtcaagcaggacatgcttaactgtgattctttcatcacaagggatacaaaacggaggatcctcaccttttaatagatagtcgcataatgacctcctcaaatctggactgacaacccaagtaagtataaccgatataaggttttatttcatgtaatttatttatacctacctgggtgtcatacttcttctgcatcagatcacggatgtaagttctaatgctagctttgtaatcagtgtaaggaataagaagtggtgtaatagacttgttgagtgccgctttagcagcaagagcggccattgtgttaccagaaatgcctacgggactaggtaaccaacaaaggacgatgtggcactggccagtagcaagattattgtacaattcaataatttctattaaaagtggatgtttacaagaaatgtttttaatagggTGAAGGCAAGAAAgtgagtcggaatatattatatactgtttacgtttcgggtgtctttgaatatatttaagagctgttaatatggcgttagcttctactgtgaaaatagaactattgtctggtaatctaaaagatattgttctggatccaatgacagtggcacaagccactgcgccaccctccttggacccatctgtaaataaggatttataattgctatatttatgtttcaattgattatattcttgtttatactgtaattcattcgtttctgattttttaaatgtcgttaatcaTCAGCTattgaattcagttcatcagaaaagcatttaataacatcgggaacgtcaataaaacgttcaggtgtaagtttttcagcacacagtgcttcatataaagcccagttagcctttttaaaatttcgtcttgatgatggaggaacatcggatggagttacagcttttaatacagtaggaaaatggtcactttcacacaggtcatcgtggactgaccattcgaattcttttaatagttctgaatttgtcaatgacaagtcaagagcagaataggtccctgtaccagggtgtaaatatgtgttggaaccatcattataaatacataaatcattgtcagaacaaatgttctccaacaacttacctttagtgtttatatttacactaccccagaatgggttgtgcccatttaaatctcccattataatacagggcttcgggagttggtcatagagagcttgcagatcagttttggcaaacgtcgaagatggcaaAATATAGGGAGAGCATAGCGTAagcgctacatgtaaagtaattctcacaggaACAggctgcatattagtaataagtgaaacagggctttgaatgatgttttgtctcactagaatggatgatccgccagtggctctatcacccggaggtgaaaaacaatggtatgcattaaaatgacgaaggtcaaatgcatctgtttgttttaaatatgtctcttggagatataacgctgaaggtgtaaaatcttggtctaataactgtaactcatgtaaattagtcctcaaacctctgcagttccactgtacaatattattggaatacacTATCTTTTAGGAGGATTGATGGGAGATCGACCCCGCCCTTTCCTGGTGGGTGACAAGCTATCTGTCCTCTGACTACAGTTTTCAGAGACATCCATTTCTTCAAGtgaaccatatttgttaaacaactggaTCTTGTTCTCAGATCCCTTAGATGTTCTGCCACTTAGGGACTTTTTGGACAGTTccgtttttggtttgttttttttctctttacCACTTGTTTCTCAGTTGATTGCAATTGCGATTGTTTAGAGGACTCAGAGGATAATAGATCCTGAGAACTTGTTTGTGAACTTGCAGAGACGACAACAGTTGCTGTATCGTCAGAGAGTGAAACTAGTTTAGGAGAATCTGTTTCAGTCCATGTATAATCAGTCTGGCAACCAACCGACGAACACGGGACACGGTACTGAACAGACTGCAAAATGAGGCGAGTAGCAGCTGTAGAATAAGAATTATGTATGGATTGTTCCTCGTCGAGGACAATCTTCTTTGCATCTAGAAAGGGTagatttctttcatgtttaactttGATGACTTTGTGTTCACGTTTCCATATGGGACATTCTTTTGAAGAGGAAACATGATTGCCGCCACAGGTGACACAGGAAGTATCTTTTGTACACCCAGTACTGTTCACACAACTACCGCCACAGCGATGGCAagcagcttctttattgcagtttCTAGATCCATGGCCATACCGTTGGCAATTGTAGCATCTCAGTGGATTAGGGATGTACAAATCCActttgatattacaatatcctgccttACTTGAGTCAGGAAGGTTTGAAAGACCAAACGTAAATTGATAAGTGTTGGTCTTTATGATCTCACCATGTCTCTTGGAAGTGAAGCGTTTgacagatacaacatgttgaCTCTTCAGGTCGTCCAAAATGTCATCCTCAGTCATGTCAGCCAGCAAACGGCCACTGTCTCGTACTATCCCCTTGCAGCTGTTCAGGGATCGATTTGGGGAAACCACAACTGGTACATTTGCGAGTGTCTTCACAGAGAGAAGATTAGTTGCTTGTTTCTGTCGTCTACATTTAATCAGTAAACGACCACTACGTAATCGTTTGGCATCTTCAACATCACCAGCGATGCCTTGGATAGCCTTCTCAaccgcaaaaggattcaacttcaGTGGAGTGCCATCCACAGATGAGACAACCAAGAATCTGGGTCAGTTTTCAAAAGTAAGAGATGACACTCGCAGCCTGTCTGAGTCACAGAAATCATTTGATTCATGTGAGCGTTTTGTCATCGGGGGTTCCATGGTAGTAGTGATTCTGTTTCAGCCtcctggctccccacccaccacggagtgtcaacaaggacggtgccTTATGCCTGTGGGTCTCCAACAGgcgacaccagggataccagagggatatactcaagtagaaatattaaaaatactctaccagattggcccatgagccaccgccttctgggcattttagactctaggcaagtaaGTTTGTATTGGCTAACGTGGAACAGGTAAGGAGTTCAGATACAGTTTACCAAGTCCATACAATAATCAGCGGATTAAAAAGACAATGTGCAAGATAGAATGcaatgcacagggcttggcatggccagccgattgattgaatcgggcccattcaaccacccgtctaggtgaagttagggccgaagtggtatgttgggcaacaggatcacCTAATCCTtgttccagtgccctcaaccaccaggatcccctcctccaccgacacgggacgcaacccacgacCAACAGgctgcccaatttggtcgcctcttacgaccagcaatggggtgctgtggacacattctgtcccggatccacacgggagaagagcacttagcgttacccagcacccaccacgaggaggtggctcttcatgtgtgccaaaggtataagaaatcccctcagaaccagcaaaatacaacactgtGAAGCCTGACATTTTCAATGATATGTATTCGGCAAACAACAATAAACGTTCcgtgtacaatacaactgagtccATTCTAAATAATTCTAATGTAATGTGAACTCACCGAACTTTTCGTGTGAGAGTGAGAATCAGTATAACCAAATGCAACCCAGCCAGTGGTCAGGCAGCTGTCATGTGGATCAAGCGTTGATGTTGCCCAGTATTTTTGTCAAACTTCTTGATTGTCGAATTCAACGGATTCTTTGTATGGATCCGAAATCTGATTCAAGAGACATGAATGtatagaaaaaaatacatctgaTGCAGTGTAATGTTGGCCCTTTACATCGAACTGTTACAGTGTATGGTAAATGTTGGAGGTACCTCCTGTATATAAATGCTCAAATTTGATGTAATAATTCTGGTgtaaaaatgtatatgcaagAACACAGAACACGCGACACGTTGTACGGACTCAAAACAGTCTTTGACGAACTATGTCAGTAACGTTTTACCGTCGTTATCTTTGAGTGGGAGTCTAGCTCCATTATCTACGAGTAGCTGCACCACGTTTTTATATCCCTTTTCTGCTGCTAACATTACCGGTGTCATCTGCTTGTTTCCTCTGCTGTTTATGTCCACCGAGTTCAGTGCGACGAGATATTTAACTACGTCATATTCTCCCTGACTACAGGCCATGTGAAGGATGCTGTTTCCCTTAGCTGTAGCGAGTGACAAATCAGCTCCATGTTTTACGAGTAATTCCACCACTTTTTTATGTCCCTTGTAGGCTGCTACCGTCACTGGTGTCCTCTGATTCCACCCTCTGATGTTAATGTCCACACACTTCAGTGAGAGGAGATATTTAACTATATCAGAATATCCCTGCTCACAGGCAAGGTAAAGGATGTTATTTCCAAATcttgtagtcagtgacatatcAGCTCTATGTTTTACGAGTAATTCCACCACGTCTTTATGTCCCTCGTAGGCTGCTACCATCACTGGTGTCCTGTTCGACACTCCCCTGCTGTTTATGTCCACACATTTCAGTGAGAGGAGATATTTAACTATATCAGAATATCCCTGCTCACAGGCAAGGTAAAGGATGTTATTTCCAAATCTTGAAGTCAGTGACATATCAGCTCCATGTTTTACGAGTAATTCCACCACGTCTTTATGTCCCTCGTAGGCTGCTACCATCACTGGTGTCCTGTTCGACACTCCCCTGCTGTTTATGTCCACACATTTCAGTGAGAGGAGATATTTAACTATATCAGAATATCCCTGCTCACAGGCAAGGTAAAGGATGTTATTTCCAAATCTTGAAGTCAGTGACATATCAGCTCCATGTTTTACGAGTAATTCTACCACGTCTTTATGTCCCTCGTAGGCTGCTACCATCACTGGTGTCCTGTTCGACACTCCCCTGCTGTTTATGTCCACCGAATTCAGCGAGAGGAGATATTTAACAACATCGAAGTGTCCCCGACTACAGGCAGTGTGAAGGATGCTTCCCATTTGTGCACGAAGTGAGAGATCGGCTCCACGTTTTACAAGTAATTCCACCACTTCTTTATGTCCCTGGCTGGCTGCCACCATGACTGGTGTCATCTTCTTCCTTCCCCTTCTGTTTATTTTGATGGAGTTCAGtgagagaagatatttaactaCGTCTAAATGTCCACCGTAACAGGCAATGTGGAGAACGTTGTCACCTGTTTTAACCTTGAGTGATACGTCAGCGCCTTTGTCCACAAGCAATTCCACCACATCATTGTGTCCGTTCTCTGCCGCCAGCATGAGAGGTGTTTTCCAGCATGGCATTCTAATATTGATGTCCAAGTTGTTCTGTGAAAGGACATACTTCACTAACTGTATGTTTCCTCCAAGACAGGCTGCTTGAAGGATATTCATGCCGAATCTATCTGCGTGTAACACTCTAGCTCCTTTACTTACAAGTAATTCAAACACTTCTCTGTGCCCACCAATTGCTGCCCACATCATCGGTGTTCTACGAATCCACTCTTTACAATTCACGTCCACGTGTTTCTGTGACAACAAGAATTTAACCCTTGACAGGTTCCCAATCTTTGAGGCGGTATGAAGGGCACACAATGGTGGAGCTGTAACAGAAAATTAAACTCTATACATTTCTAAACGGtagtttggagtgagtgagtgtgttagtactcaacgtcacataggcaatatccttatgaaaacatttaatatatCATAGTTGACAACGGggcagtaaaactactagaagTCGAAAGTTAAAACGATAATCTCTATttagaaaatacaatataacaacaggctatagatcaccaacaaaaGTATACATGCCActgggcttggcatgaccagagGACTGAATGAACTGGGCCCATTTAACCAACCATTTAGGGTTTGAAGTTtaggccaaagtggtgtgttgggcaacaggatcacTTAGTCCTTGCttcagtgccctcaaccaccaggatcccctcctccaccgacacgggctCAACCCACGatcaacaggttgcccaatttggtcgcctcttacgaccagcatgagtgagcgagtgagtgagttcatattcatcgtcacatcggcaatattgcagccatatcgtgagaagaacaagtaataatgacattgtcaAATCAATGAATGTGAGATACTAAAACCCTGTTAACGAAGAACAGTGAAACCACTAGTAAATATATATCCATTTAAgattagtaattaaatctaaaacagtttaaatacagatgacaatacaatacaagCATATaagctatagattgccaacaacagaaggtagatcaccatactaggggcattacttttgctacttgcatggaccctagctgcaTTTACACCATACCCTCAGTCACTATCAAATTAGGCACATCTAGCCACGTAGTtgaaatgacacatataccACGATTAAAAAGGCgaagagtttgaatttactttgaatatttgtagacttacgtaccctctcaggaggacaataattttacagtactttaaccccctcgaGGTTAGTTATCATTTTAAacctccaatcataaaatatttatctatttacaaggcTGATattaaatctaattcttttttaaATGCAAGCATTAACCGAGAACTTATTGTTCTAAAACATCCTTCATAGCTCaggatttgagtgagtgagttcatatttaacgtcaagccggcaatatttcagccatattgtgacgggaacataatattgaaatggaatatatgagtattataaaaacctgtcgacaaaggacagtaaaacaactagaatatcacagaaaagaatgtaaagcTAGTAAgtatacctaaaacagtttatctatacatgacaatacaatataaaaatgggctatagatggctaagaactgaaggtagatcaccatactagtgaccatggggacttacagtacttttgctacctgcgtggaccctagctggatttacatcatcccctcagccgtcagcaatttgtgacaTCTAGCCATgcaataaaaagacatttatccTAACATCAAGATCTTAGAAAAGAACCAGACTACCAAATCCGCAAGCTGGTTCATCATGAAGATTGAACCAGCGATCAACAGAGATGACGGCTACCAAATCGCATATCATCACTTGATAAAATAATTCTGTACTTCAATCTACTCTGTTACAACACTCTACTGGCTTCCAATCTCCTATACCCCACTCCTTAGTAACTTCTGACTTCCCATCAGCTTGTGTGCATAAACCCCATTAATTATATAAACAACTCAGCCTTGTAACAACAATTGATGTATACATTCCTCCACAATGCATTACCCTGTACCATTTGCTTCACAACGACATGAGTATctgtgtcgaaacgtcgcactcactgaataaaagaagttgtatatccataaagcATAATCCTCATtctttactttgaatgtttgtggatttatgtaccctctcaggaggacaataattttacggtacttcaacccgcTTCGAGGATACAGCTTCATATGCaatgagaacttgtgttatcaaaaagatccttcatagttcggaaattaaaatactgatcccttgtaaaggaatactcaacacagtcaagcaggatatgcttgactgtgattctctcatcacaagggatacaaaacggaggatcctcaaatttttgcaaatatttatgtgtatatcatgCCAATATGATATCCCCTCATGATGACCTCTTTAAATCTGGAcggacaacccaagtaggtataaccaatataaggttttattgcctGTATGCACCCGTGAAaggccacctcctcgtgatgggttctgggtaacgccaagagccgttcacccaAGTCGTGGACccggggatatttggtccaccaacccgtgggttgtctcggtggaggaagggatcctggtggttgagggcaataggggcctgcatcTACGTCCCTATTGCCTAATTCACCACTTTGGTcattacttcacctagacgtgtggttgaatgggcccggttcaaccaattggCTGGCCATGCCAAGCCCTCTGCATGGAGTATAATTCTATTTATCtttgcacaaatatcattttgaaCTGGTGTAACTTTGGTCGTGGCGTTAttgttgttctgaactttgcctagagtcctatgcccagaaggcggtggctcatgggcctatctggtggaattattactcttttaattcttctgctggagtacgtcatccgggtatccttggttaTCGAGAaacttgacaagactcctttaaaatgaaatctctttgcaatttcaaaaggtatctctggcactgcaggtgaggtgaaacttatcaaacgcttgcgattaggttcactgctgattgaatgtatatggtatgtttgtcggagtcccggtattagtttctgcccacagaacactggatacaagcaaaggtatagttcgagaccCTGAGCctcttctagcagacatgactgagttcgATGTAGTgtcagagatgaaagatcaaggagtatctttcgtcaaacgtttcacaacatgGAAGAAATACTGACACTGTCccaaccaacacatatctgttttcattttccactccaacTCCTCCAAAGTCAATCTAAGCAGGTTACTGTAATCTGAATGTTCacctcccgtgtggacccgggacagaatgtgtccacagcaccccattgcttgtcgtaagagacgactaaattgggcaacccgtttgccgtggttTCCGTCCCGTGTTGGTGGAGGACGgggtcctggtggttgagggtatttgggcttttaactgcgttccattgcctaacacaccactttggccattacttcacctagacgggtgggtgaatgggcccgattcaaccaatcggctggtcatgccaagacCTGTGTATGGACTGATTATGTGTCagtgcacaaatttgatttggaattgttttgaatttcggctttggcacAACTGTTGATCTGTAAGTTTTTGATTTTGAATcttaatatgaactttgcctggagtcttatgccagaaggcgatggctcatgggccaatctggtagatttattatttataattcttctactggagtatatcatccgggtatccttggtgctgcaagctggaggtcCACTTGCTTTAGCCTTGTCCTTGTGATagtccgtggtgggtggggagctcggatgatgaaccaaattaaactaaccatggcttatgacatacccccccccccaaaaaaaaaacaaaacaaaaaacccaaaacgtccacttcaAATTAATCCTGTTCATACTGACCACATAccatctctatcgattgagtattggccacgtttccgtGTTATTGAAATTCCGGACAAGAcgccattaaagctgaaccctttcgcagtatctaaaggCATTGAAGggattgctggggatgttaagaagaTTCGGCGCTTACGTTCGGCGGCGTTGCTAtttgagtgcagcaagaaacagcaagcatccaatctgatgagtattgaatcttttgtctgtcacaagaccttaaacactagtaaaggtatcatcagagatcgtgatcgattgtttccTGACCTGACGAACtttatatagcatgtgaaatgaaagatcagggtgtgctgtatgtgaagcgattttcaacccgaaaaaacaatgaaacattccaaactaatacctatctgtttactttttcgtgtccaaatgctccgaaatcagtgaaggcaagctattgtaacatacaggttgatacctacatcccaaCCCGCTCacgtgttttaaatgccagaaatatggacatggcgtgaatactttcacattgtctgttgtgtgtgctcactgtggtgagaaaagacacacaacagaagattgtgacagtgattataaaaaatgcactaactgttcaggcgaccattcatcttcttcgaaacagtgtcctatatggaaagaacaaatggagataaacagaataaagtttactcaaaatatctccttttctgaggcaaaaaaactggtaaaaaggtctgatcttccagaaagttatgctacagtagcataAAACATCAacggagtctacctctaaaataacaaaatcatccacaggatgccagactaccttgacttggataaattgcaattctccacagcttttgtaccctgctatgtcatctcagactgaggaatcacttcctagtacatcaaggtcgtcttctgatcacaaatcatcatcatctcagtcaaattcaaagtctcaatcgacagctgatagtcaacagactgtgaaaagtaaaccgaagcctaagcctgatgcttcaaaacaacaaagtggcagagctcctaaagggtcacataaccaaattcaattgttcaataaatacgtgtttctgaaaacgtccattctagggcacatagattgtcgccctctaaaaaggtgaggggtagatccccaataaatccctccaaaagatagtttattccaatactattatacagtggaactgtagaggatttagGACTAATTTACAGCTattggtccaagattttacatCTTCAGCGacatgtctccaagagacgtatttaaaacaaacagatacatttgaccttcgtcattttaatgcatagcATTGTtgttcacctccgggtgatagagccactggcgggtcatccattctagtcagacaaaacgttatacaaagccctgtttcacttgaTACTAATAtacaggctgttgcagtgagaattactgtACAAGTCGCGTTTAggctatgctcactctatatttcgccatcttggACGTTTGCCAAAAATGATctccaagctctctatgaccaactcccgaagccctgtattataatgggagattt comes from Haliotis asinina isolate JCU_RB_2024 chromosome 13, JCU_Hal_asi_v2, whole genome shotgun sequence and encodes:
- the LOC137259569 gene encoding ankyrin repeat domain-containing protein 50-like; protein product: MNILQAACLGGNIQLVKYVLSQNNLDINIRMPCWKTPLMLAAENGHNDVVELLVDKGADVSLKVKTGDNVLHIACYGGHLDVVKYLLSLNSIKINRRGRKKMTPVMVAASQGHKEVVELLVKRGADLSLRAQMGSILHTACSRGHFDVVKYLLSLNSVDINSRGVSNRTPVMVAAYEGHKDVVELLVKHGADMSLTSRFGNNILYLACEQGYSDIVKYLLSLKCVDINSRGVSNRTPVMVAAYEGHKDVVELLVKHGADMSLTSRFGNNILYLACEQGYSDIVKYLLSLKCVDINSRGVSNRTPVMVAAYEGHKDVVELLVKHRADMSLTTRFGNNILYLACEQGYSDIVKYLLSLKCVDINIRGWNQRTPVTVAAYKGHKKVVELLVKHGADLSLATAKGNSILHMACSQGEYDVVKYLVALNSVDINSRGNKQMTPVMLAAEKGYKNVVQLLVDNGARLPLKDNDGKTLLT